Part of the Rhinoderma darwinii isolate aRhiDar2 chromosome 2, aRhiDar2.hap1, whole genome shotgun sequence genome, gcgcagtggaagccacggacgtatcgcccatgctgccaaaaCCAGCGATAAAGGAGGGAGTGTAACGATATGGGATATAGGATATAGGTTTTACggatcaggaagtggcaaagaaaaacgagaatcaacactgccaggaggtgtagtctgaggatcagtgctgtcaggaggtgtagtaggaggaacggcagctcttgcttcctgccgacgtgcgagaatgttcaaggcctggaggagctgatcctgtcgagaccggaggtccagcatatctgtccgcatctcttgtgacgtcatcctggtcttggatcgaccagccgggtccatggcctgagcgtactgtcacgtagggttcgtgaacccactgggccataccgccttggcggtatggcagctggccaaaagggcgcaggtcaaagtctacagTTTGTatggggtacctgtggcagctcggacagtagcaaggcaggctcggctggggctaggcagcgggtagacatcaggcgtggattagcaggacagacatggaatacagcacagcatgaccacAGCAcaacatggcacttgaccaggatagcacgggatacaggatacactgggaactggaaaacaccgggagaccatttgcttagacaaactagaaaattacaaacaacgctcaggcactgcaggaaggggctgggcccttcttatagtccagggggctcatggactaatttagcattaaagtccggtactacgggacccggccgaggtgagtggaagtgagcgctggcgtctcctgaggaggagactggggtcagcgctcgccgacccatggctgcggccatcaggaggtgagtgaacttgACGGCCTGCAGCTATGGACATGACACTGAGCTTAGTTGTGGTACTAATAtatacacagtgttccaaattattatgcacattggatttaagtgtcataaacatttaatttttagtttttcaattaaactcatgaatgttattgtgtcttagggctctttggatcattgtaatcaatctcagacacctgtgataattagtttgccaggtgtgcccaatcaaaggaaaactacttaagaaggacgttccacattagtaagcaggccacaggtttcaagcaatatgggaaagaaaaaggatttctctgctgccgaaaagcgtaaaatagtgcaataccttggacaaggtatgaaaacattggatatttcaagaaaacataagcgtgatcatcgtattgtgaaaagatttgtggctgattcagagcacagacaggttcgttcagataaacgcataatgaggaaggtttctgccagacaaattaataggattaggagagcagctgctaaaatgccattgcaaagcagcaaacaggtatttgaagccgctggtgcctctagagtcccgcaaacctgaaggtgtaggatcctccagaggtttgcaagtgtgcataaagctattattcggccacccctaaacaatgctcacaagcagaaacggttgcagtgggctcagaaatacatgaagactaattttcaaactgtgttgtttactgatgagggccgtgcaaccctggatggtccagatggatggaatcatgttttgggctgcaatcatggggagagagctggtaggcccctttagggtccctgacggtgtgaaaatgacctctgcaaagtacgtaaagtttatgactgaccactttcttccgtggtacaaaaagaagaaccgtgccttacgtagcaaaattatcttcatgcatgacaatgcaccatctcatgctgcaaagaatacctctgtgtcattgggtgctatgggcataaaaggagagaaagtcATGGTgtagcccccatgttcccctgacctcaaccctattgagaacctttggagcatcctcaagcaaaatatctatgagggtgggaggcagttcacatcaaaacataagctctgggaggttattctgacatcctgcaaagatattcaagcagaaactgtccaaatactcacaaattcaatggatgcaagaattgtgaaggtgatatcaaggaaggggtcctatgttaacatgtaacttagcctgttaattttttttttgattgaaagagcttttgatttctgtaaatatgacctcctgatgctgcaaattcaacaaattaccattttagttctctttacaacctttaaaatgttttgatctctgttgtgcataataatttgaaacagtgcattttgagtttttttacttctaaaaaaaaatctgttatcattaggagatttgttcaataaaatttgcattatactccaacggttgatggcttgaagattatactgactgtcatttgcatcgactatttaggaaaatcagcgaaaaataacatttgcataataatttggaatgcagtgtataGGAAAGCTCGGTGACatagcattacatataggaaagctgggtgataaggcATTACATAtatgaaagctgggtgacatagcATTACatttaggaaagctgggtgacatagcattacatataggaaagctgggtgacaatgcattacatataggaaagctgggtgacagcattacatataggaaagctgggtgacagaattacatataggaaagctgggtgagatagcattatatataggaaagctgggtgagatagcattacatataggaaagctgggtggcatagcattacatataggaaagctgggtgacagaatttcatataggaaagctgggtgacatagcattacatataggaaagctgggtgagatagcattacatataggaaagctgggtgataaggcATTATATAtatgaaagctgggtgacatagcATTACatttaggaaagctgggtgacatagtattacatataggaaagctgggtgacagaatttcatataggaaagctgggtgatatagcattacatataggaaagctggatgacaagccATCACAAACAACACAACTGTGCTAATTACAATCAATATCTACGCTGGACGAATCAAAAATATGCTGATAGACATAGAATTTCCTTCACAACCAGCGGTAGATGGCAGAATAGGAGGAAGTGAGACCTCTAGTGGCCAGTactttacacagaattttgaagggTCTTCTACGCTTTAATATAATGTGATTTACTCTTTTGATGCTTATTACTGCTGCTATCAaatgagaacaagttgtctgaaaAGTTAGTGCCTATCTAAATTGTGCTCCTATGTAAAGAAATGTGACATCACAACCAGAGATATGTCTAGGCCCTTGTAGAACTCCCGGACTGTgataccacagtcaccaagaaatatGTCATAAGTGATGTGATGACTTCATCACATTCCATATCCTGGTCAAACCACTAGGTAAAAATCACTACTTCCTGCGACCCTCTTATAGGAGAGGTGTTTCGCTCTGTGTTTCGTGATAAACGAAGCCATTATAAAACTACAATGACTTCAAAAAATGAAAGGAGAAGAATCCTAAAGGAAAGGATTCTTGGAAGGAGGAGAGGGATCGTGGAAGATCCGGAACCTTTGTTCACTGTTGGACAAGGTAATCAGAAACCACTGGATATGGATATGGACACCTCAGAAGTGGTGTCCAATAGAAAAGATCTGAAAAGAGGAAGAAAGATCAAGAGAGATGCAATCCTCACCGAGAAGAGGAAGATGGAGAACCTCAAAGTGTCTGACTCTGCAACCTCTGCCTATGAACAACTGCAGAAGACCATTCTCAACACCAGAAATAACATGAGAGAACAGGTCCCTGCAAGACGGAGGATCAACAAGGAGAAAATTCTGAAACAACGCAGAAATATTAACAGCGCAGACTTAGAATCAGAAGAGGATCTCCATGAAACACCAAAACGCATCACTTACCCCAGATCTGAAAGCTCTGAGAGTCCAAACCTCCAAAGAGTGGAAACCCAGAAGAGGATTAAGAACAACAGAGACTGGGTTCTCCAGAGTAGGAGGAGACTCAGATATCTGAGCCCAGTGGAGGACGGAAATGGTGCAAAATGGTCCAGGCCATCAACTATCAACACCGCATCCAGACAATCTAAGCAACACAACTGCATGGTTTCTCCAGCCAATGCACCAGGTAAGATGGGAACAGGGCAATATTATCCTGTAGgtggatgatgggggttgtagtgtCAATGTTCTGTATCATAGCATGACGTATAATATATGGGATAGGgatttatttcaatattttattttaaatgtagaTAATTTGCACCTACATTTTAATCCTATGTTCTATGGGTGTCAAGATTACAATCTATTGTCTACAATCTGGGTTTTCTCGCCTCTAtcctgtttctttttttactgtctGACTTGAATAGAACTGAGGCATTGCTCCTACAAATACTTGTTCATCACTGATATTCCATGTATATTTTTCATTCCTGAACACATTTATCACTTCTATAGTATCCAATCACTATTTACTCTCTAAACTATACAGTAATAATAATGTGAtttaactgatataaaaaaaacaaatataactcTTCCCCCTAAGTTTCACAAATTCTGTATATTATTAATATATAGAGAACATTGTATGCCTTATTGTAGAGAGCTTTTGCACCCATTGCATAGTCatatatagataaataaatacaatcAGGGTAACTCCACTTTTCCCTGGGCAGAGACAATAAATAGCCCATATTTttgccctttttttatttttatttttttacatacacTCTCTTTTCTCTGGCATGCGATATCTTAATTGaagcaataaaagttatattttagccttGCTTAACTTTCCCCCATACTTTACCCTTCCTTTTTCTTCTAAATGATACTGATTTGTAAGTGGTGTATACTTTTGACAAGGCAAAGAGTATTTTTCTTGAATATACTACCAGTATACCTAACTCCACTTTTCCATTGTACTATTTTTTATTCTTCATTCGGTCAATAATATTTTTTAACTATCCTCAAATTttatttaatcccttcccgcatttggacgcaactgtacgtccattttAGCAGTGCCTTCTCGCAAATGGTCGTAGAGTTATGTCCAGCGGATGGCGCAGGCGCAGCGAGGCAAAGAACGACGCAAAATTTATAACGCAAATAAACAATGgcgttgtttttttctattccccccagcaagagttaataaaagttaatcaaaaggtTATATGTAACCcagaatggtgctattgaaaaatacaacttattcCACAAAAAGCAAGCTTGTATACATGTGTATAAGAAAAAATCCTTTAGAGTGTTGCTCTCGtcattaaaggggcattcccagaGTCGAcaattatgacctatccacaggataggtgataattgtttgaTCGCTAGGGGAtccactgctgggacctccaccgattgtGAGAAAGGTGATCCCGAACCCCTTGATTCTCTTCACTGCATACCCCTGCAGTGAGGAGGGATTTGAATGGAGTAGCAGTCAAGCATGCGCCCGCTGCTCttatcaatgtctatgggactgatgaaaATGGAGCGGCTGCGTGCACGCTCGACTGACGTTTAatttaatgtcctcctcactgtggtcaaGCAGTTACGAGGTACAGGGGGTTCGGGTTACGAGGTACAGGGGGTTTAGGATCCCTGTACTTGCGATCATTGTGGGTCCTGGTGGTGAGGCCCCCAGCCATtagacaattattacctatcctgtggaaaggtgataattattgattctgggaatacccctttaagatttaAAATACCAGTGGTATTAAGGAGTTAATAATGTGTTTATAACCTCAGTAGGTGAAAGCCTTAAGCCATGCCCTAACAGCTGGCTCATGGCAGCCAAAGGCTCTAATATCTGGGACCTATCAACCGAGCATTCTAACATCTTCGATATGCCAGCCAAGCGCTCTAACATCTGGGACATGCCTGCAGAGGGGTCAAATATCTGGGACATGCCAGCCGAGGGCTCAAATATCTGGGACATGCCAGCAGAGTGCTCAAACATCTGGGACATGCCAGAAGGAGAAAGCCTTTCCCAATCCTCTGGACGTATCATCACAAAGTCATCTATTGACCCTGAGGATCTCCATTTCCTAAGAGAGCTTGGAAAGGGAGGCTATGGAAAGGTAAGTGACCAGTACATATTCATGATACTCAGAGATCATCAATGTCCCAACCAAAACAAATAATCAGCTGGAGAAGTACATAATTTCTGAGTAACTGGGATGTAATACTATTAATCACTGTGTCTGGTCTGATCCGTCTTGCGTCTTCTCCAGGTTGTCCTGGCACAAGATCGTGACACCGAAGAGCTACTGGCAGTCAAAATTATGGAGAAAAAGCGCATGAAGGCCCAAATCTCAGTAGAACTTGAGATCATGGAATTGGCCATCGGTTGTCGCTTCCTGACCTACCTGCGGGCATCTTTGGAGACACCAAAATATTTCTTGATTGTTATGGATTATATGGCCGGAGGAGACCTGCACCATTTCATGGCAGGAAAACTGCCTCTCAATATGGACATGACAAGGTAAATTTCTGTTTCATCATTGTACGTTGTGTGTATGATCATCAATGTGACCACTGATTAACTCTCTCCTTTACTTCACAGATTCTTTGCATCAGAAATGGTCTGCGGACTCCAGTTCCTGCATGAACACGGCATCATCCACCGGTAAGCAGCTATGTTATAAGACAGACCAAAGAAGGAAAACCGGGGAATATATTTCTCTATTTGTGGATAAGAACTGTGTAACCTAGAGCTCTAATTATCAAAATAAATGTCATAAACTGCCACAACAATGTTTCTCTCTCCAGTGACATAAAGCCAGGCAATGTGCTCCTAGACAACATCGGACACCTTCGAATTGCTGATTTTGGATTATCTGCCATCAGCGCATTTGGGGAGGACATGCAGACAGGCAATGCAGGGACAGTGGGATACATCGCCCCAGAGGTAAAGAGCATTCATTATAGgaaaataacaaataataatCTAATATATTACTGTGTGTACATCCACTCACCGCCATTACATGATCTCTAATCTAATGTTCTTACAGATGATGAACCGGGAACCTTACAACCATTTGGTGGATTCCTTTGCCTTTGGTGTCACCTTATTTATGATGATAACAGGTGAACAGCCATTTTACGGCTATGGGACAAGGATGCAGTACAATCTATCACTGCAAGAGGAGGACCCTTGTTTTCCAGCAGAGATGTGCCCAGATGCCATCAACATCATAAAAGGGGTAAGTAGGATCAGCTAAAGAGAATGAAGGGAGGAAAATAGAAGAACAGTTAGTGGACAGGGGAGGGTGTCTTCACATCATGGCCAAATCCCATCCTTTGCAACGATTTTGCTTGAATGTTGTGAAAATGACTGCAAAAAAAAGCAAATTGACTGCGATATGTGAGCACACCCTTAGTGAAGTGagaaatcaatatatatatatgtcagtagTAATCCATACACGTTATGGTTAATGGTCTCTCATTACATTTTTAGCTCCTCAGCAAGTCCCCATGTAGCCGTCTGGCAATAACATCATCCATCAGATCCCACCGGTTCTTTAGATCAGTAAATTGGGAGGATGTGGAGTCCGGCAGCGCCCACCCACCTTTTCAGATGGACATTGTAAGTATAATACATAGTATTATCCTGCTCTGTGATATCCACGCATACATGTAATTAGAATTATTATAGCCTATGATCTAACTTCATGACTGTAAAGCAATAATTTGAGATACTGATCTGAAAATGTCTGTGTGTCTTCTTACAGCAACCACCTAACTGTCCAGTACTGCAAAGGATAAGACAAacatcaacatcatcatcaccatcatcttcATCTACAGACTACTAGATCCTGGGAAGTTCACAACTGGACatctctgcctgtggctcggctgagtcacagtgctaaCCCAGACTTAACCAAATTTTGGACTATAGATCGAAATTCCCAGTTTTTGTGACGTAACCTCTCTAAGATGGTCTCATCCTTTGGCTCGGCTGAGCCAGAGTGAAAACACAGACCAGGAGACTTTGTAAAATAACCTAACAATAAATGACAcatgtctctgcctgtggcttggctgagtcacagtgccaacccaAACTTGACCAGTCTTTGGACTATAGATTCAATTTCCTGTAGTCTTTATAAAATTCCCTCACAAGGAATGGCAGATATCACTGCCTGTGACTTGGCCAAACATTGAATGACAAATGTCCCTGCCTGTGATTCGGCTGAGTCACAGTTCCAACTCGGACTTGACCAGTTTTTTGGACTATAGATTCAAATTCacagatttttttgtaaattaaCAACTCAAAAGATGGTCTCTGCCTGTGCCTCGGCTGGGTCACAGTGCCATCCCAGATTTGACCTATCTTTGGACTATAGATCTAATTTCATGGAGTCTTTATGAAATAATCTCACAAAGTACGacagatgtcactgtctatggctCTGCTGAGACACAGTGACAAACCAGACCAGGAGTCTttgtgaaataaatgaactttgatTCACAAATGTTTCTACTTGTGGCTCAGCTGAGACATGGACACAGATTACAGGAGCTtcacctggagtggaatccccggtcacagcatctgcaatccgcttcaggagtttccctaaatgtcactgtccatatatggacagagacatcaaggagtgctccaggagcggaatcccgggccacacggggattccgctccttcagggagctacagtggcgctatctatactggaaggggggggttgctatctacaagggggctgtgggctgtgtggcactacctagattaatcctttagctagactaaataaaagttatatcttagtttatttccacacatttatttggtagctgggaaagctggggattttgtgtgctcctgcacatttgtccttttttgaatgtctattgcccgccagctatcagggtcatgtagtagtccttgcactacctacaagggggctgtgggcagtgtggcactacctaccagggggctgtaggctgtgtggcactaccaaccagggggctgtgggctgtgtggcactaccaactagggggctgtgtggcactccctaccagggggctgtgggctgtgtggcactccctaccaggcggatgtgtggcgcactctacagggggctgtgtggcattctttacagggggctgtgtggcgctatctacaaggggctgtgtggcgctatctacaagggggttgtgtggcgctacctacaagggggctgtctggcgctacctacaatggggctgtctggcgctaccaacaggggggctgtctggcgctacctacaagggggctgtctggtgctactacccacaagggggctgtgtgctgctacccacaagggggctgtgtgacgctacccacaaggggctgtgtggcgctacctacaagggtctgtgtggcgctacctacagggggaatctgtgagtggtgggctgatggtcattttactgtgagtgggtggctgatggtcattttatagtgagtgggggggctgatggtcattttattgtgagtgaggggctgatggtcttcaagtggtttctgcctctgacctccaatttaaattaataggaggcagaaaatacctgcggcgcccattTAGAGCTTTTTTGccggcgtcttttgcattcgcttcaacgtcttaagaaaaaacacaaaaaaaaggtcatacaacgctgtcagttcctgaaggaattttgaggctgatttttttgccttacacttctctccacaacgcccacttggtcaaaagtaaaaacacgctcagttgtctattaagaaagtcattagcataaagctaaaataggtcataacttggtgaaaatacaccgtgttccaaattattatgcacattggatttaagtgtcataaacatgtaattattagtttttcaattaaactcatggatggtattgtgtcttagggctctttggatcattgtaatctatCTcagacacatgatgtaatgtcggggtagggaaacagacaagtgagccctaatctacccgccactcagtccctgcctacttgcaacgacccgccctaggcgacggggtacaactgggcgacggtccctacattcaataggtgcacgacagacaaacagacaagggtacaaagaagccagggaaatggggaagttgcccacgggaacaccgtgagcaacaagcgaggtgaacgagccgagtcaaaccaggagatgagcgaggtacaaaaacgcagagcagaagagtggtcagaaaagccaaggacaatcacaagcagaggatcagtagttcaagaagctgcagcagggccaggaaaccaacagagaagaatcacaagcaaagtaggaactggaaaggcaggtataaatagacagagggcgggagctagctccgtctggccaggctgtgataggctctcccactcctaagcctgccatcctgggtggtggaagatggagtcagtctcacagacatagaagcaggtgcagactgattacctatgggcgtcgacacagaagttgtgtctgccagatcctttacagtaccccccttttatgaggggccaccggaccctttctaggtggacctggtttattggggaaacgaaggtggaacctcctgagcaataccccagcgtgaacatcccgggcgggtacccaagtcctctcctcaggcccgtatcccctccaatggaccaggtactggagggagccttggaccatcctgctgtccacaatcttggccacctcgaattctaccccctcaggggtgataacagggaccggaggtttcctcgagggagccaaggacgggaagcagtgtttaaggagggaggcatgaaacacgttgtgtactcgaaaagacaggggcaactccagttggaaggagacagggttaaggacttcaatgaccttgtatggccctataaaccggggagcaaacttcttggacgggactttaaggcgcaaattttttgacgatagccacaccagatccccgaccacaaacaaggggttagcagaacgtcttttatctgcctgagtcttttgtatgttctgggacgcctcaaggttcttctgaaccagggcccagactgtgcccagttcccgatgaacgacatctacctcgggattgttggaactaccaggtgaaacggaggagaacagtggattaaacccaaaattacagaaaaagggggagacccctgaccagttactgacccggttattaagggaaaattcggcgaggggaatgaatgagacccaatcatattgacagtcagagataaaacaccttaaatattgttctagagactgattagtcctctcagtttggccattagtttcaggatggaaggcagaggagaaagacagatcaatctccaactttttacagaaggctctccaaaacaatgaaacaaattgtacccctctgtcagaaacaatattgacagggaccccatggagacgcaggatgtgtttgacaaacaaggtagctaacgtcttagcattgggtagtttcttgaggggcacaaagtggcacatcttactgaagcggtctactacaacccacaccaccgacttgccttgagatggaggcaaatcggtgatgaaatccatggagatatgggtccaaggtctctggggaacgggcaaagaacatagtaagcccgctggtcgggacctgggagtcttggacctagcacaaacttcacaagcggcgacgtaggccttaacgtctttgagcaacccaggccaccaatagtttctggcaatgaggtgcttggtacccaggatgcctggatggccagatagtgcagagtcatgattttccctaagtacccttagccggaattgcaggggaacaaacagcttgttctcaggaagaaccccgggagctgaaccttgatcagccgcaatttcagagactaaattagaatcaatagaggaaatgattatacctggaggcaaaacacaagcaggatcttcctccaaaggagggctggccatgaagctacgcgacagtgcatcagccttaatatttttagacccagcactataggtgaccaaaaatttgaatctggtaaaaaataacgcccattgagcttgtctcgggtgtagcctccgggcagattctaggaataccagattcttgtggtcggtaaggacagtaacctggtgcctagccccctccaggaagtggcgccactcttcaaatgcccattcaatggc contains:
- the LOC142742650 gene encoding protein kinase C delta type-like; translation: MVCGLQFLHEHGIIHRDIKPGNVLLDNIGHLRIADFGLSAISAFGEDMQTGNAGTVGYIAPEMMNREPYNHLVDSFAFGVTLFMMITGEQPFYGYGTRMQYNLSLQEEDPCFPAEMCPDAINIIKGLLSKSPCSRLAITSSIRSHRFFRSVNWEDVESGSAHPPFQMDIQPPNCPVLQRIRQTSTSSSPSSSSTDY